From Pseudoleptotrichia goodfellowii, a single genomic window includes:
- a CDS encoding carbohydrate ABC transporter permease: MKKENKSIGRLYKIFIYTALVSFAISIIVPVSWVFIASFKQDSEFTGSPWTLPKGIYIQNFIDAFQKAKMGESLWNSVFVTAVALILLIVIALPASYVLARFEFKGRKFWNTFMKAGLFINVNYIVIPIFLMLLKGDKILRQTEIVKGSFFLDNLFVLAVIYMTTALPFTIYLLSNFFQSLPTTFEEAAAIDGAGYFTTMIKVMVPMARPSIITVILFNFLAFWNEYIIALTLLPGPKKTLPVGLMSLMAASKGAAHYGILYSGMVIVMLPTLILYILVQQKLTQGMTLGGSKE, translated from the coding sequence ATGAAAAAAGAAAATAAAAGTATTGGCAGATTATATAAAATATTTATTTATACTGCATTGGTAAGTTTTGCAATATCGATCATAGTACCTGTCTCATGGGTTTTTATTGCTTCTTTCAAACAGGATTCGGAGTTTACGGGAAGTCCGTGGACATTGCCTAAAGGGATTTATATTCAAAACTTTATAGATGCTTTTCAGAAAGCTAAAATGGGAGAAAGTTTGTGGAACTCGGTTTTTGTAACGGCTGTAGCATTAATATTGCTTATTGTAATAGCATTGCCGGCATCATATGTATTGGCAAGATTTGAATTTAAAGGAAGAAAATTTTGGAATACGTTTATGAAAGCGGGATTATTTATAAATGTAAATTATATAGTAATACCGATTTTTCTGATGTTGTTAAAGGGAGATAAAATTTTGCGTCAGACAGAAATTGTAAAAGGAAGTTTTTTCCTTGACAATCTGTTTGTTTTGGCAGTTATTTATATGACTACGGCTTTGCCTTTCACGATTTATCTGCTGTCCAATTTTTTTCAATCTCTTCCTACAACTTTTGAGGAAGCGGCAGCAATAGACGGAGCAGGATATTTTACAACAATGATAAAAGTAATGGTGCCTATGGCAAGACCCAGTATAATAACGGTTATTCTGTTTAATTTTTTGGCATTTTGGAATGAATATATTATAGCTCTGACTTTGTTGCCGGGGCCTAAAAAAACTTTGCCTGTAGGGCTTATGAGCCTTATGGCTGCGAGTAAGGGAGCTGCCCATTATGGAATACTTTATTCGGGAATGGTAATTGTTATGCTACCTACGCTGATTTTATATATTCTTGTTCAGCAGAAACTGACACAGGGAATGACTTTAGGCGGATCAAAAGAATAG
- a CDS encoding DUF6903 family protein — translation MNTTIKICIYLLLFFVFNGLIITGAKQADTEHLLRMIIGLSGLIGLLWVYNRSHK, via the coding sequence TTGAATACGACAATAAAAATTTGTATTTATTTACTTTTATTTTTTGTTTTTAACGGATTGATTATAACAGGAGCAAAACAGGCGGATACAGAGCATTTGTTAAGAATGATAATAGGATTATCAGGATTGATAGGATTATTATGGGTATATAACAGAAGTCATAAGTAA
- the pfkB gene encoding 1-phosphofructokinase: MITTITLNPAIDTRYFIDDFQEGKLFRADKIVKSPGGKGLNVTKVLHQLGADVTATGIVGGKNGEWIREKLKERNIKEKFYICSKETRVCIAVLAKNSETEILEASEEVEEKDIKGFEKVFAELLEKSDIITISGSLLKGVEKDYYKKLIEMINSKNRKVILDTSGATLLEGIKAKPYLIKPNFDELEYITGEKISDEHKLKGAMLKLKESGAQNILVSMGKDGAMYFGERNLKVTIPEIEVCNTVGSGDSTVAGFAKGLQDNMDLEETLKLAMACGMSNAQKTETGLVDIKDVESFMKQIKIEEIKL; this comes from the coding sequence ATGATAACAACGATAACTTTAAACCCTGCTATAGATACAAGATATTTTATAGATGATTTTCAGGAAGGAAAGCTGTTCAGAGCCGATAAAATTGTAAAAAGTCCAGGAGGAAAAGGACTGAATGTAACAAAAGTTCTGCATCAGTTAGGAGCAGATGTTACAGCAACAGGAATAGTCGGAGGAAAAAACGGAGAGTGGATAAGAGAAAAGTTAAAAGAAAGAAATATAAAAGAAAAATTTTATATCTGTTCTAAAGAAACGAGAGTTTGTATAGCGGTATTGGCTAAAAATTCTGAAACTGAAATTCTTGAAGCAAGCGAGGAAGTAGAAGAAAAAGATATAAAAGGTTTTGAAAAAGTATTTGCAGAATTGCTTGAAAAAAGCGATATTATAACAATTTCGGGAAGTCTGCTCAAAGGTGTGGAAAAAGATTATTATAAAAAGTTAATAGAGATGATTAACAGCAAAAATAGAAAAGTGATTTTGGACACAAGCGGAGCAACACTTCTCGAAGGAATTAAAGCAAAGCCTTATTTAATAAAACCTAATTTTGATGAATTGGAATATATAACAGGAGAGAAAATCAGCGATGAACATAAATTAAAGGGAGCGATGTTAAAACTGAAAGAATCAGGAGCTCAAAATATACTTGTATCTATGGGAAAAGACGGAGCGATGTATTTTGGCGAAAGAAATTTAAAGGTTACGATTCCCGAAATAGAGGTTTGCAATACTGTAGGCTCGGGAGATTCCACAGTAGCAGGTTTTGCAAAGGGACTGCAAGATAATATGGACTTGGAAGAAACATTAAAACTTGCAATGGCTTGCGGTATGTCCAATGCTCAGAAAACAGAAACAGGATTGGTAGATATTAAAGATGTAGAATCTTTTATGAAACAAATAAAAATAGAAGAAATTAAATTATAA
- the gnpA gene encoding 1,3-beta-galactosyl-N-acetylhexosamine phosphorylase — protein sequence MKKKGRFTLPAESNFLKETKELMERWGADAVRDSDGTKLDEEIKKLDTKIYTTYFVARAHNEFAEKHIEECQQLYLMSKFNMALSEELSIDFINGYFTEQIKPDYIHDEKIYWEVIDRTSDEIVSVSDWSLDKENNCVNIKKAKPFHEYTVSFLAYMIWDPTQMYNHITNNWGDKPHDIPFDVRQPASNTYMSEYLKEWLKNNPDTDVVRFTTFFYHFTLVFNNLGKEKFVEWFGYGASVSVAALEAFAEAKGYRLRAEDIVDKGYYNTTFRVPTKQYLDYIDFIQEFVASEVKKLVDIVHDSGKEAMMFLGDNWIGTEPYGKYFEKTGLDAVVGSVGGGATLRMIADIPHVKYTEGRFLPYFFPDTFYEGNDPVPETIQNWINARRAVMRNPVDRIGYGGYLSLAYKFPKFVDCVEKIAEEFRNIYDIAKNGKPYCAIKVAILNSWGKLRTWQTHMVAHALHYKQIYSYLGVLEALSGMAVDVSFISFDDVLNTDILNEIDVVINAGDAETAFSGGEVWKNDKLVSKIREWVYNGGGFIGIGEPSAYEYGGRFFQLGQILGVDKELGFSLSTDKYFTEMQENHFIKEDLKSGESFDFGESMKNIYSLYEDTEILEYSDGEIHLSSHDFGKGRGIYIAGLPYNAQNARLLMRALYYAAHKENEFKKWNCSNIHCEVHVYPSKNKIAYVNNSMSEQTTIVYNEKGEAKTIVLKADEIIWEELN from the coding sequence ATGAAAAAAAAGGGAAGATTTACGTTACCTGCAGAAAGTAATTTTTTAAAAGAAACTAAAGAACTAATGGAACGATGGGGAGCTGATGCCGTTCGTGACAGTGACGGAACCAAACTGGATGAAGAAATAAAAAAACTGGATACTAAAATATATACAACTTATTTTGTTGCAAGGGCACATAATGAATTTGCTGAAAAACATATCGAAGAATGTCAGCAGCTTTATCTGATGTCGAAATTTAATATGGCATTATCTGAAGAGCTTTCAATAGACTTTATTAACGGATATTTTACCGAACAGATAAAACCCGATTATATCCATGATGAAAAAATATATTGGGAAGTAATTGACAGAACATCTGATGAAATTGTGTCTGTTTCAGACTGGAGTCTGGATAAAGAAAATAATTGTGTAAATATAAAAAAAGCAAAGCCTTTTCATGAATATACTGTATCTTTCCTCGCTTATATGATTTGGGATCCTACACAGATGTACAATCATATTACAAATAACTGGGGAGATAAGCCTCACGATATACCTTTTGATGTAAGACAGCCTGCATCAAATACTTATATGAGCGAATACCTGAAAGAATGGCTAAAAAACAATCCTGATACGGATGTAGTAAGATTTACAACGTTCTTTTACCATTTTACTCTAGTATTTAATAACTTGGGAAAGGAAAAGTTTGTAGAATGGTTCGGTTACGGAGCAAGTGTTTCAGTAGCTGCACTTGAAGCTTTTGCCGAAGCTAAAGGTTACAGGCTGAGAGCCGAAGATATTGTAGACAAAGGTTATTACAATACAACGTTCAGAGTTCCTACAAAACAGTATTTGGACTATATTGATTTTATTCAGGAATTTGTAGCTTCGGAAGTGAAGAAATTAGTCGACATAGTGCATGATTCGGGAAAAGAAGCGATGATGTTTTTGGGAGACAACTGGATAGGAACAGAGCCTTACGGAAAATATTTTGAGAAAACGGGACTTGATGCGGTAGTAGGATCTGTGGGCGGAGGAGCTACTCTTAGAATGATAGCGGATATTCCTCATGTAAAATATACCGAAGGAAGATTTTTACCTTATTTTTTCCCTGATACTTTTTATGAAGGAAATGATCCCGTACCTGAAACGATTCAGAACTGGATAAATGCAAGAAGAGCTGTTATGAGAAATCCTGTAGACCGTATAGGTTACGGAGGATATTTGAGTTTAGCTTATAAATTTCCGAAATTTGTCGACTGTGTAGAAAAAATAGCCGAAGAATTTAGAAATATATACGATATAGCAAAAAACGGAAAGCCTTATTGTGCAATAAAAGTCGCAATACTCAATTCATGGGGTAAACTTCGTACATGGCAGACACATATGGTCGCTCATGCTCTGCATTATAAACAGATATATTCGTATTTGGGAGTGTTGGAAGCATTGTCAGGAATGGCTGTAGATGTATCTTTTATCAGTTTTGACGATGTTTTAAATACGGATATTCTCAATGAAATAGATGTCGTTATAAATGCCGGAGATGCAGAAACTGCATTTTCAGGAGGAGAAGTATGGAAAAATGACAAACTTGTTTCAAAAATTCGTGAATGGGTTTATAACGGAGGAGGATTTATAGGGATAGGCGAACCTTCGGCATACGAATACGGAGGAAGATTTTTCCAGCTTGGACAAATATTGGGGGTGGATAAGGAATTAGGATTCAGCCTTTCTACCGATAAATATTTTACTGAAATGCAAGAAAATCATTTTATAAAAGAAGATTTAAAATCGGGAGAGTCTTTTGATTTCGGAGAAAGCATGAAAAATATATATTCTTTATACGAAGATACGGAAATACTTGAATATTCTGACGGAGAAATACACCTTTCTTCCCATGATTTCGGGAAAGGAAGAGGAATATATATAGCGGGATTGCCTTACAATGCCCAAAATGCAAGATTGTTAATGAGAGCATTGTATTATGCGGCTCACAAAGAAAATGAGTTTAAAAAATGGAACTGCTCAAATATTCACTGTGAAGTTCATGTATATCCTTCAAAAAATAAAATAGCTTATGTTAATAATTCAATGTCGGAGCAGACTACGATTGTTTACAATGAAAAAGGAGAAGCAAAAACGATTGTTTTGAAAGCTGACGAGATAATATGGGAGGAATTAAATTGA
- a CDS encoding bifunctional 2-keto-4-hydroxyglutarate aldolase/2-keto-3-deoxy-6-phosphogluconate aldolase, producing MSSFEKYEVLKTLTDTKIVAVIRGNSSKEAIETVEACVEGGIKAIEVTYTIRTASEIISHFAENKNTIVGAGTVLDAETARMAILSGAKFIVAPTFSKEVATLCNRYQIPYVPGCQTVTEILTALEAGCDLIKLFPGSNFDYSYMKAVKAPVPKVKFMVTGGVNVDNIAEWLQAGADAVGVGGNIVKGSKEDIIKAAKEYLAKIKE from the coding sequence ATGAGCAGTTTTGAAAAATATGAAGTTTTAAAAACATTGACAGACACTAAAATAGTAGCTGTAATAAGAGGAAATTCCTCAAAAGAAGCGATAGAAACAGTAGAAGCGTGTGTTGAAGGAGGAATAAAAGCAATAGAAGTGACTTATACAATAAGAACGGCTTCGGAAATAATTTCACATTTTGCCGAAAATAAAAATACAATAGTCGGAGCAGGAACTGTTTTAGATGCTGAAACTGCAAGAATGGCGATACTTTCAGGAGCAAAATTTATTGTAGCACCTACGTTCAGTAAAGAAGTGGCAACATTATGTAACAGATATCAGATCCCTTATGTTCCGGGATGTCAGACTGTAACGGAAATATTGACAGCATTAGAAGCCGGATGTGATTTGATAAAATTGTTTCCGGGAAGTAATTTTGACTACAGTTATATGAAAGCAGTGAAGGCTCCTGTACCGAAAGTAAAATTTATGGTGACAGGAGGAGTAAATGTTGATAATATTGCTGAGTGGCTGCAAGCGGGAGCTGATGCTGTCGGTGTAGGAGGAAATATTGTAAAAGGATCAAAAGAGGATATAATAAAAGCTGCAAAAGAATATTTGGCAAAAATAAAGGAATAA
- a CDS encoding carbohydrate ABC transporter permease, with translation MKTNRYSKNLFIFFSLAPAMILYIIFRIIPTFQVFRMSFFKTSALSKKEKFVGFNNFISLLQDKAFIRSFQNTILLIVVVTIVTLVVAVFFAAILTTEKIKGSNFFRIIFYIPNILSIVVVSGIFSAIYDPGQGLIDSILQMIGLKGPKAGWLGDQKIVIYSITMALIWQAVGYYMVMYMAGMANIPESLYEAAELDGAGKISRFFNVTLPLVWLNIRATLSFFIISTINLSFLLVIPLTGGGPDGATEVFLSYMYKQAYTNQSYGYGMAIGVAVFIFSFALSGIISAVTNREILEY, from the coding sequence ATGAAAACAAACAGATATTCCAAAAATTTATTCATATTTTTTTCTTTGGCACCGGCTATGATACTGTATATAATCTTCAGGATTATCCCTACTTTTCAGGTGTTCAGAATGTCGTTTTTTAAAACGAGTGCCTTGTCAAAAAAAGAAAAATTTGTAGGATTTAATAATTTTATAAGTCTTTTGCAGGATAAAGCTTTTATAAGATCCTTTCAAAATACGATTTTATTAATAGTGGTAGTTACAATAGTAACTCTTGTAGTAGCTGTATTTTTTGCAGCAATTTTAACTACGGAAAAAATAAAAGGAAGTAATTTTTTCAGAATAATTTTCTATATTCCAAATATACTTTCAATAGTGGTAGTTTCAGGAATTTTTTCAGCAATTTATGATCCAGGTCAAGGACTTATAGACAGTATTCTTCAGATGATAGGGCTGAAAGGACCTAAAGCCGGTTGGTTGGGGGATCAGAAAATAGTAATTTACAGTATTACGATGGCATTGATATGGCAGGCTGTAGGATATTATATGGTAATGTATATGGCAGGGATGGCAAATATTCCCGAAAGTCTTTATGAAGCTGCGGAACTGGACGGAGCGGGGAAAATAAGCAGATTTTTCAATGTAACTCTTCCTTTGGTATGGCTAAATATAAGAGCTACATTGTCATTCTTTATAATAAGTACGATAAATTTGAGCTTTCTTCTTGTAATACCCTTGACAGGAGGAGGTCCTGACGGAGCAACAGAAGTATTTTTAAGTTATATGTATAAACAGGCATATACAAATCAAAGCTACGGATATGGAATGGCTATCGGAGTTGCAGTCTTTATTTTTTCTTTCGCATTGTCGGGTATTATAAGTGCTGTAACCAATCGTGAAATTTTGGAATATTAG
- a CDS encoding IclR family transcriptional regulator, whose product MNPQTNNVQSLDRALAILEILSESEILTLSEITLQIGLTKSTVHRLLSALIQNGYVEKINTGEYRITLKLFKLGNQRIQKIDFINIAKNFAGQLSSETNETVHLVIPDNNEILYIDKFESENILFKTASKIGKTAPIYSTAVGKALVASYSNQDIVNMWNNFDLKKFTDNTITDLDEFIKEIEKVRKNGYAFDNEENEYGTFCIGAAFYNYLRKPVGAVSLSTSAENPDKEKYINKVLICANRISGMLGY is encoded by the coding sequence ATGAACCCTCAAACAAACAATGTTCAGTCATTAGACAGGGCACTAGCTATTTTGGAAATTCTTTCCGAAAGCGAAATTTTAACTTTATCTGAAATTACCTTACAGATAGGTTTAACAAAATCCACTGTTCATCGACTGCTTTCAGCTCTGATTCAAAACGGATATGTAGAAAAAATAAATACCGGAGAATACAGGATCACATTAAAACTTTTTAAATTAGGAAATCAACGTATTCAAAAAATTGATTTTATCAATATTGCGAAAAATTTTGCTGGACAGCTTTCATCTGAAACAAATGAAACTGTTCACCTTGTAATACCTGATAATAATGAAATATTATATATTGATAAATTTGAGTCCGAAAATATTTTATTTAAAACTGCTTCAAAAATAGGAAAAACAGCTCCTATCTATTCTACAGCGGTCGGCAAAGCACTTGTTGCTTCATATAGCAATCAGGATATTGTCAATATGTGGAATAATTTTGATTTAAAAAAATTTACGGATAATACTATTACAGACTTGGACGAATTTATTAAGGAAATTGAAAAAGTCAGAAAAAACGGGTATGCTTTCGATAATGAAGAAAATGAATACGGAACTTTCTGCATCGGGGCAGCTTTTTATAATTATCTGAGAAAACCTGTAGGAGCTGTAAGCCTTTCGACTTCCGCCGAAAATCCCGACAAAGAAAAATATATAAATAAAGTCTTAATATGTGCAAACAGAATATCGGGAATGTTAGGATATTAA
- a CDS encoding sulfatase-like hydrolase/transferase — translation MNNIIYILLDQVRKDMLGTYGHKIVKTPNIDRLSQEGVTFNNAFTPASVCGPARTSLFTGLMPTSHGIVKNGEKGGVGEISKENPNIMANLKDYNSYVVGKWHVGTSSIPKDYDIKGHNFDGYGYPGSGVYKNLVFNQPPTRLSNRYREWLEEKGYEIPTVSRAYFGDNPHLRVQELCGLLSGTKEETIPYFIIDEAKKYISEYKDSGKPFFTWINFWGPHTPCIVPEPYYSMYNPDDVELDKSFFKPLEGKPGHYKTISKMWGMWEASEERWKEVISKFWGYITLIDDAIGELFEFLKENNLYDNSFIVVTADHGDAMGAHRMIEKGEFMFDTTYNIPMIIKDPQSNRVNERDDNFVYLHDLTSTVYDVASQEIPEAFEGESVLNIVRNGSKNDRKGLLCQLAGHFVYFEQRMWHRDDYKLVFNASDICELYDVKNDSEEMNNLFYNKDYKKIKDEMLKELYDEMIKINDPMANWLYRIIYEI, via the coding sequence ATGAATAATATAATATATATACTGCTTGATCAAGTCAGAAAAGATATGTTGGGAACATATGGACATAAAATAGTGAAAACGCCCAATATAGACAGACTTTCCCAAGAGGGAGTTACTTTTAACAATGCTTTTACACCGGCTTCTGTGTGTGGACCTGCAAGAACATCTTTATTTACAGGGCTTATGCCTACTTCTCATGGAATTGTTAAAAATGGAGAAAAAGGCGGCGTCGGAGAAATAAGTAAAGAAAATCCAAATATTATGGCTAATTTGAAAGATTATAATTCTTATGTTGTGGGAAAATGGCATGTCGGGACAAGTTCCATACCGAAAGACTACGATATAAAAGGACATAACTTTGACGGATACGGATATCCCGGAAGCGGAGTATATAAAAATCTTGTATTCAATCAACCGCCAACAAGATTAAGTAACAGATATAGAGAATGGCTTGAAGAAAAAGGATATGAAATTCCTACAGTAAGCCGAGCTTATTTCGGAGATAACCCTCATTTAAGAGTACAGGAATTATGCGGTTTGCTATCAGGAACAAAAGAAGAAACAATCCCTTATTTTATAATTGATGAAGCAAAAAAATATATTTCCGAATATAAAGACAGCGGAAAACCGTTTTTTACATGGATAAACTTCTGGGGACCGCACACACCGTGTATAGTTCCCGAACCTTATTATTCTATGTATAATCCTGATGATGTGGAACTCGATAAAAGTTTCTTTAAACCGTTGGAAGGAAAACCGGGACATTATAAAACAATTTCCAAAATGTGGGGAATGTGGGAAGCCAGTGAAGAAAGATGGAAAGAAGTTATCTCAAAATTCTGGGGATATATTACACTTATAGATGATGCAATAGGAGAGTTGTTTGAATTTTTAAAAGAAAATAATCTTTATGATAACTCATTTATAGTTGTAACAGCAGATCACGGAGATGCTATGGGAGCACACAGAATGATAGAAAAAGGGGAATTTATGTTTGATACTACATATAATATTCCGATGATAATAAAAGATCCCCAATCAAACAGAGTAAATGAAAGAGATGATAATTTTGTTTATTTGCATGATTTGACTTCTACTGTATATGATGTAGCTTCTCAGGAAATTCCGGAGGCATTTGAAGGAGAATCTGTGCTTAATATTGTAAGAAACGGAAGTAAAAATGACAGAAAAGGACTGCTTTGTCAGCTTGCAGGACATTTTGTCTATTTTGAGCAAAGAATGTGGCACAGAGACGACTATAAACTCGTATTCAATGCGTCGGATATTTGTGAGTTATACGATGTAAAAAATGACAGCGAAGAAATGAATAATCTGTTTTATAATAAAGACTATAAAAAAATAAAAGATGAGATGCTAAAAGAACTTTACGATGAAATGATAAAAATAAACGATCCTATGGCAAACTGGTTATACAGAATAATTTATGAAATATAA
- a CDS encoding carbohydrate ABC transporter substrate-binding protein produces MKVKLCLLSLLSILLLMACGEKKENENKENSGSKETVLKIATLESGYGDKMWPEIIEEYKKVNPNVKIELTQSKDIESSLPGQFQAENYPDVIMLGIGRKAGITENFVKEKELADLTPILEMKVPGEEKAVKDKLVEGFTGNTITNPYSDGKVYLMPMFYSPTGLFYNKTLFEKNGWQVPKTWDEMFALGDKAKEKKIALLTYPTTGYLDSFLPPILAGRGGEQFFNDVMNYKQGIWTSPEMNDIFKTLGKLAKYVEPTTVANATDEGFKKNQQLVLDDKAVFMPNGSWIVGEMAATTPKDFKWGMTAYPSFTKDGAQYAWSFFEQIWVPKAAKNIEEAQKFIAFLYSDKAAEIFVKYNAVQPINSYPYDKLSEENKVFYDVYKNGAKALVGGYATTKPVEGIDFRGTLYDSFNSVVNGTKTPEEWQKEVNEMMEKLRNNLIN; encoded by the coding sequence ATGAAAGTTAAATTATGTCTATTGTCGCTGTTAAGTATTTTGTTGTTAATGGCCTGCGGTGAAAAAAAAGAAAATGAAAATAAGGAAAATTCGGGGTCGAAAGAAACTGTATTGAAAATAGCAACTCTCGAATCAGGTTATGGGGATAAAATGTGGCCTGAAATAATAGAAGAATATAAAAAAGTAAATCCTAATGTTAAAATAGAATTGACTCAGTCGAAAGATATAGAGTCAAGTTTGCCGGGGCAATTTCAAGCTGAAAATTATCCTGATGTGATTATGTTGGGAATAGGAAGAAAAGCCGGAATTACTGAAAATTTTGTAAAAGAAAAAGAGTTGGCAGATTTAACTCCTATTTTGGAAATGAAAGTGCCGGGAGAGGAAAAAGCCGTTAAAGATAAACTGGTAGAAGGATTTACAGGAAATACAATCACAAATCCTTATTCTGACGGAAAAGTATATTTGATGCCTATGTTTTACAGTCCTACAGGACTATTTTATAATAAAACTTTATTTGAAAAAAACGGTTGGCAAGTACCTAAAACTTGGGATGAAATGTTTGCTTTAGGAGATAAAGCAAAAGAAAAGAAAATAGCTTTATTGACTTATCCTACAACAGGATATTTGGATTCTTTCTTGCCTCCGATTTTAGCAGGAAGAGGCGGAGAACAGTTTTTCAACGATGTGATGAATTACAAACAGGGAATATGGACTTCTCCTGAAATGAACGATATATTTAAAACATTGGGAAAACTTGCTAAATATGTGGAACCTACAACAGTTGCCAATGCTACCGATGAAGGATTTAAGAAAAATCAGCAGTTGGTATTGGATGATAAAGCAGTATTTATGCCTAACGGTTCGTGGATAGTAGGAGAAATGGCAGCAACTACTCCGAAAGACTTTAAATGGGGAATGACTGCGTATCCTTCATTTACAAAAGACGGAGCACAATATGCATGGAGTTTCTTTGAACAGATATGGGTGCCTAAAGCCGCAAAAAATATAGAAGAAGCACAAAAATTTATTGCATTCCTTTATTCCGACAAAGCAGCTGAAATTTTTGTGAAATATAATGCAGTACAGCCTATAAATTCGTATCCTTATGATAAATTAAGCGAAGAAAACAAAGTATTCTATGATGTTTATAAAAACGGAGCAAAAGCACTTGTAGGCGGATATGCTACTACAAAACCTGTAGAAGGTATAGATTTCAGAGGAACTTTATATGATTCTTTCAATTCAGTTGTAAACGGAACTAAAACACCTGAAGAATGGCAGAAAGAAGTAAATGAAATGATGGAAAAATTGAGAAATAACCTTATAAATTAG